A stretch of Spirosoma oryzicola DNA encodes these proteins:
- a CDS encoding curli production assembly/transport component CsgF, producing the protein MNKLLLVFLLLTGAATTYGQSFVYHPNNPNFGGNTFNYAWMLSSATAQDRTTDPSAKKNATTGTQTSTLDSYAQSLQNQLLSRITSNLISKQFGESTLKPGTYTFGDFQVEISNGTDGVVVRIVDGKGGETSITVPYF; encoded by the coding sequence ATGAACAAACTACTACTCGTGTTTTTGCTGCTGACCGGAGCTGCTACCACATACGGCCAAAGCTTCGTCTATCACCCCAACAATCCCAACTTTGGCGGGAACACCTTTAACTACGCCTGGATGCTTAGCTCAGCCACGGCGCAGGACCGGACCACCGACCCATCGGCCAAAAAAAACGCGACGACCGGCACCCAGACCAGTACGCTTGACAGTTACGCGCAGAGCCTGCAAAACCAACTACTGAGCCGGATCACCAGTAACCTCATCAGCAAGCAATTTGGCGAATCGACGCTGAAGCCCGGTACCTACACGTTCGGCGATTTTCAGGTTGAAATTTCTAATGGTACCGATGGCGTCGTCGTACGTATCGTTGACGGAAAGGGGGGCGAAACGTCGATTACGGTACCTTACTTCTAA
- a CDS encoding M23 family metallopeptidase produces the protein MIRLLSLIGLSFLLFANANAQSPVEVFYEKDNTGAYVFSCRNSAFCPYSITVTFSELNGLRSSTTFPYRTEVRPGQQSLFKLQPEPNQSNSFRYSFSSVKGCKQTKVDTALVYLLPASPGKRVSAVESPYIGKLYAGEADPKDWYSLAIKMNSGDTVFAARRGTVSAVRSDAMPSGTHLGFNRSDNMVEINHADCSFATYTVLRQKSIFVEPGQFVEAGTPLGIVGGENYDFGPHVRFTVHYNYEAPVIKNGKPTDQKQYWAYVPIRFWLGEQQKAGRLEPRENYLAEHPEPIIQQEMSKREQKKWQKSHAK, from the coding sequence ATGATTCGGTTGCTCTCGCTCATCGGCTTGTCCTTTTTGCTTTTCGCCAACGCCAACGCCCAATCTCCCGTTGAGGTATTTTACGAAAAAGACAACACGGGGGCCTACGTCTTTTCCTGCCGAAATTCCGCTTTCTGTCCTTATTCAATCACCGTTACGTTCAGCGAATTGAACGGCCTGCGGTCCTCGACAACATTCCCTTATCGAACCGAGGTCAGGCCGGGACAGCAGTCGCTTTTCAAATTACAACCCGAACCCAATCAATCAAATTCGTTTCGCTACAGCTTCAGTTCGGTAAAAGGCTGTAAACAAACCAAGGTCGATACGGCATTGGTGTATCTGCTCCCTGCCAGTCCGGGCAAACGGGTTAGTGCGGTTGAATCACCGTACATCGGCAAACTCTACGCGGGCGAAGCAGACCCCAAAGACTGGTATTCGCTGGCTATCAAAATGAATAGTGGAGACACGGTATTTGCGGCTCGCCGGGGAACCGTATCGGCGGTGCGTAGTGATGCCATGCCCAGCGGGACACATCTGGGTTTTAACCGCAGTGATAACATGGTCGAGATCAATCATGCCGACTGTAGCTTTGCCACCTACACGGTCTTGCGGCAAAAAAGCATCTTTGTTGAGCCGGGTCAGTTTGTCGAAGCGGGAACGCCACTGGGTATCGTTGGGGGAGAAAATTACGATTTCGGTCCGCACGTTCGGTTTACCGTGCACTATAACTACGAAGCGCCGGTGATTAAAAATGGTAAGCCAACGGATCAGAAGCAGTATTGGGCCTACGTACCCATTCGATTCTGGCTTGGGGAGCAACAGAAGGCGGGTCGGTTGGAGCCCCGAGAGAATTACCTGGCGGAGCATCCTGAACCGATTATCCAACAGGAAATGAGCAAACGAGAGCAGAAGAAGTGGCAAAAGAGTCACGCGAAATAA
- a CDS encoding curli production assembly/transport protein CsgE, producing the protein MRWLIFLLTSGLLLSYGGYAQDPDLEGRLEEAVMDETVVEQEGTQTLMLDQTRSKIGRDFYEAFFRRYAELPKVVSQPVSTDTTRRINPNLELDLTAFVVTIDELPAFGVGTTVIVVSLNDQVLWQNYVQARADILEAYAFDAAELINQYVINYQEVQNQLENADQRGTGIF; encoded by the coding sequence ATGCGCTGGCTTATCTTCCTGCTTACTAGCGGTTTGCTGCTTAGCTACGGTGGTTACGCACAGGACCCGGATCTGGAAGGACGGCTCGAAGAAGCAGTAATGGACGAAACGGTTGTCGAACAGGAAGGTACGCAGACCCTGATGCTGGATCAGACGCGCAGTAAGATTGGCCGCGATTTTTACGAAGCGTTTTTTCGGCGTTACGCGGAGTTGCCCAAAGTAGTTAGTCAGCCGGTTTCCACCGATACGACTCGTCGAATTAATCCTAACCTCGAACTCGATCTGACGGCCTTCGTGGTCACCATCGATGAGCTACCCGCTTTCGGTGTCGGCACGACGGTCATTGTCGTATCGCTCAACGATCAGGTACTCTGGCAAAACTACGTGCAGGCGCGGGCCGACATTCTCGAAGCCTACGCCTTTGATGCTGCTGAACTGATCAATCAATACGTCATCAATTATCAGGAGGTACAAAATCAGCTCGAAAACGCCGATCAGCGGGGTACGGGCATCTTCTAA
- a CDS encoding curlin repeat-containing protein produces the protein MKKVFLTSAALMAFAAASFAQTNTATTEQNGTRQTAKQVQTGNYLKSTVSQNQTTGTNVGNFAATRQESTGSAGNDAAVRQDVGSRGNRGFVTQVGGTGNLSSITQSNGSGGGSLQVTEGASSSEVRAAGGNWGGIYQQGSNNKDVSINQSNNSSKNFGEITQYASGTRPTSIEQSTGSVNNEARINQGTAERAATNVAARIQQSGNSRENKGTITQANEGSVAGIYQNNTSSGNEATIDQIDNARFETANIFQNDNASKNKASVIQSGFGDVATIYQTDNSVGNVATIEQTGFGSDRAQINQQYNATNNQATVQQQGSYNDAQINQYNVANSQATIKQDLASTAGFGNIAQINQGEQGGTQSKNNTASITQSFSENQARLLQVGTGNMATLTQTGDGNLIQSIDGKAGSFATQRGNDNMLTVMQDSGSSAPYVKNVANVSQLGNGNTATIMQTGRN, from the coding sequence ATGAAAAAAGTATTCCTTACCAGTGCGGCACTGATGGCTTTTGCCGCAGCGAGCTTTGCGCAAACCAACACGGCGACCACCGAACAGAACGGTACCCGCCAAACGGCTAAACAAGTGCAGACCGGTAACTACCTGAAGTCAACGGTTAGCCAGAACCAGACTACGGGAACGAACGTAGGCAACTTTGCGGCCACTCGTCAGGAAAGCACCGGTTCGGCCGGCAACGACGCTGCCGTTCGCCAGGACGTTGGTTCCCGCGGTAACCGGGGCTTCGTAACCCAGGTAGGTGGTACGGGGAACCTAAGTTCCATCACTCAAAGTAATGGTAGTGGTGGTGGATCGCTACAGGTGACCGAAGGAGCTTCGTCTTCCGAAGTACGTGCGGCTGGTGGTAACTGGGGCGGTATTTACCAACAAGGATCGAACAACAAAGATGTATCGATCAACCAGAGCAATAACAGCAGCAAGAACTTTGGCGAAATTACGCAGTATGCCAGCGGTACCCGGCCGACCTCAATCGAGCAGTCAACGGGTTCGGTAAACAACGAGGCTCGTATCAACCAGGGAACAGCTGAGCGAGCAGCAACCAATGTAGCTGCTCGCATTCAGCAGAGTGGTAACAGCCGCGAGAATAAAGGAACAATTACCCAGGCTAACGAAGGAAGCGTCGCTGGCATTTACCAGAACAACACATCGTCGGGCAACGAAGCGACGATTGACCAGATCGACAACGCCCGGTTTGAAACAGCAAACATTTTCCAGAACGACAACGCCAGTAAAAACAAAGCGTCTGTGATCCAGAGCGGATTTGGTGATGTGGCAACTATCTACCAAACTGACAATAGTGTGGGGAACGTAGCTACCATCGAGCAGACCGGTTTTGGCAGTGACCGCGCCCAAATTAATCAGCAGTATAACGCAACGAATAACCAGGCGACAGTTCAGCAGCAGGGATCTTACAACGACGCGCAGATCAATCAGTATAATGTAGCGAATAGCCAAGCCACTATCAAGCAGGATTTGGCTTCAACTGCTGGGTTTGGCAACATAGCCCAGATTAACCAGGGCGAGCAGGGCGGTACCCAATCGAAGAACAATACGGCATCCATTACGCAGAGTTTCAGCGAAAACCAGGCCCGGCTTTTGCAGGTCGGTACCGGTAACATGGCTACGCTTACGCAAACCGGGGACGGTAACCTGATTCAGTCGATAGACGGTAAAGCAGGCAGCTTTGCTACACAGCGGGGTAACGACAACATGCTGACGGTTATGCAAGACTCCGGCAGCTCGGCTCCTTACGTGAAAAACGTGGCCAATGTATCGCAGCTTGGCAACGGAAATACCGCAACGATTATGCAGACGGGTCGTAACTAA
- a CDS encoding carboxypeptidase regulatory-like domain-containing protein, translating into MITRLLFPKSVYLVLTLLAGLAGLVGCNEDVYVDPVQLTTVRGRVVYSLDQQPVRNATVKLTPGSRVVSTDSSGAFRFDSVVVGNYTIQASKAGYGTQVATVAASVATTPVVTIQLTDDKSQNRPPTTPVLVAPALNSTAQSTTLTLKWTSTDPNRDTLIYNVLLYRAGSATPTSSYTGLTADSVIVSGLDYNTTYLWQVIVSDNVNTTNGPVWSFKTGSYPDYSYVFVRRMNGRFQIFGATTDGTASQLTREGSNWRPIVSPNRRQIAFISNTDTELQLYLMNMDGSNRQQVTSVPIAGLASADLSFCWSPDGTQLLYPSNDRLYAVRTDGTGLRTVALASSGRIWAGCDWTPQGNRIAARTTGTSLYDNELSVFGADGSSARTVYARRAARVGNPVFSVNGQQIVFSADSTDFQNEQGRQLDARLYRLNLTTGAVADLSQNQVSTSSQNLTGKTAGTNDLEPRFSPTGASLIFTNTDNTGIGQRNVYTADADGKNRKLLLSQAEMPYWR; encoded by the coding sequence GTGATTACCCGTCTTCTTTTCCCCAAATCTGTCTATCTCGTTCTGACGCTCCTGGCTGGCCTTGCCGGACTGGTGGGCTGTAATGAAGATGTCTATGTCGACCCGGTGCAACTGACAACGGTACGTGGTCGGGTGGTATACAGCCTCGATCAGCAGCCGGTGCGCAATGCGACGGTCAAATTAACCCCCGGCAGTCGCGTCGTCTCGACCGATTCGTCAGGTGCGTTCCGCTTCGACAGCGTTGTCGTTGGTAACTACACTATACAGGCGTCGAAAGCGGGCTACGGTACGCAGGTGGCGACAGTAGCCGCGTCGGTGGCGACAACACCGGTTGTAACCATCCAGTTGACGGACGATAAAAGTCAGAACCGACCACCCACCACGCCGGTGCTGGTCGCTCCCGCGTTGAACAGCACGGCTCAGTCGACCACGCTGACGCTGAAATGGACGTCAACCGACCCGAACCGCGACACGCTGATCTACAATGTGCTGCTGTACCGGGCGGGCTCCGCAACGCCAACATCATCCTATACGGGCCTGACTGCCGACTCGGTTATTGTCTCTGGGCTGGATTACAACACAACTTATCTCTGGCAGGTCATTGTCAGTGATAATGTGAATACGACAAACGGTCCCGTCTGGTCATTTAAGACGGGTTCCTACCCAGACTACAGCTACGTATTTGTTCGGCGAATGAACGGCCGCTTCCAGATTTTCGGCGCGACGACCGATGGGACTGCCAGCCAGCTCACGCGGGAGGGCAGTAATTGGCGACCTATCGTCAGTCCGAACCGTCGGCAGATTGCCTTCATATCCAACACCGACACGGAGCTTCAGCTGTACCTGATGAACATGGATGGCAGCAATCGGCAACAGGTAACGTCGGTACCCATTGCCGGGCTAGCATCGGCTGACCTGTCGTTTTGTTGGTCGCCTGACGGTACGCAGCTCCTTTACCCGAGCAACGATCGACTCTACGCGGTCCGTACTGACGGAACCGGGCTTCGGACGGTAGCCCTGGCCAGTAGCGGCCGAATCTGGGCGGGTTGTGACTGGACTCCGCAGGGCAACCGCATTGCGGCCCGAACGACGGGTACGAGCCTGTATGACAACGAGCTGAGCGTGTTTGGAGCCGATGGCAGTTCGGCCCGGACGGTCTACGCCCGACGCGCAGCCCGCGTGGGTAACCCGGTTTTCTCGGTCAACGGCCAACAGATCGTGTTCTCCGCCGATTCAACGGATTTTCAAAATGAGCAGGGTCGACAGCTTGACGCCCGGCTATACCGGCTCAATCTGACAACCGGCGCGGTAGCTGATCTGTCACAGAATCAGGTGAGTACCAGCTCGCAAAACCTGACTGGAAAAACCGCCGGAACGAACGATCTCGAACCGCGCTTTTCACCTACCGGTGCCAGTCTGATCTTCACTAATACCGACAACACCGGCATTGGTCAGCGGAATGTATACACGGCCGACGCTGACGGTAAAAATCGGAAGCTGCTGTTGTCGCAGGCCGAAATGCCTTATTGGCGATGA
- a CDS encoding curlin repeat-containing protein, with protein sequence MEKLVITPILLLSITSVFAQNNVTITQTGGASNSASVTQSGEGNSVSISQTGGAVADGSKPGNRVSLQVPQGTETTISQRNTGPNVVEISQEGKATATISQSSETGENFINSLPASSPNRPKNKPVKRQNRRKN encoded by the coding sequence ATGGAAAAACTTGTCATTACCCCGATCCTTCTTCTTTCCATTACTTCGGTCTTTGCCCAGAACAACGTCACCATTACGCAGACGGGCGGGGCCAGTAATTCAGCATCCGTCACCCAATCAGGTGAGGGGAACAGCGTCAGCATCAGCCAGACGGGTGGTGCCGTCGCCGATGGTAGTAAGCCCGGTAATCGGGTGAGCCTACAGGTGCCCCAAGGTACCGAAACGACGATCAGCCAGCGGAATACCGGTCCTAACGTAGTCGAGATTTCGCAGGAAGGTAAGGCGACGGCAACGATTAGCCAGTCGTCCGAAACGGGTGAGAATTTTATCAATTCGCTCCCGGCATCCTCACCCAACCGACCGAAGAACAAGCCTGTCAAACGGCAAAACCGGCGGAAAAACTAA
- a CDS encoding response regulator, translated as MNNSERVQILVVEDEPILAMDLSDTLEAEGYCVVGIANNGPKALQLFHNQPVDLVLCDIMIKGEWDGIETIRQLMTKRAVPVIYLTALTDRDTLDRAKQTYPAAYLNKPWQLSSLRTAIELAIHNATLRTSPVPAERDNNGREALLQINNYLYIRQNYQFVRIDLNELLYLEADNSYTKLVTSNRKYILRLTLSNMLERINQPGLVRIHRSYAININYVESFNDVEVSIGPQLLPLSRSCKDDFMRHFLQR; from the coding sequence ATGAATAACTCTGAACGCGTTCAGATCCTCGTAGTAGAAGACGAGCCCATCTTAGCCATGGACCTATCAGATACCCTGGAAGCCGAAGGCTACTGCGTGGTCGGCATTGCCAACAATGGCCCCAAAGCCCTTCAATTGTTTCACAACCAACCTGTTGATCTTGTCCTATGCGATATTATGATCAAAGGCGAATGGGACGGGATTGAAACCATTCGCCAGCTCATGACCAAACGCGCGGTTCCCGTTATTTACCTGACCGCCCTAACGGACCGCGATACGTTGGATCGGGCCAAACAAACGTACCCTGCTGCCTACCTCAACAAGCCCTGGCAACTGTCCAGCCTGCGTACCGCTATTGAACTAGCCATTCACAACGCCACGTTGCGCACTTCGCCAGTTCCCGCCGAACGCGATAACAACGGCCGCGAAGCACTGCTTCAGATTAACAACTACCTGTATATCAGACAAAATTATCAGTTCGTCCGTATCGACCTGAACGAATTGCTTTACCTGGAAGCTGACAATTCGTACACGAAGCTGGTTACGTCCAATCGCAAATACATCCTGCGCTTGACACTTAGTAATATGCTGGAGCGGATCAACCAGCCAGGATTGGTACGTATTCATCGATCGTATGCCATCAATATCAACTACGTTGAATCGTTCAACGATGTAGAGGTTAGCATCGGTCCTCAGCTATTACCGCTTAGCCGGAGTTGTAAAGATGATTTCATGCGCCATTTTTTACAGCGCTAA
- a CDS encoding tetratricopeptide repeat-containing sensor histidine kinase: MKLHLPSVGRLILILLTIGSATMAQQRKIDSLKTVLVHRLPDTTRANTYYDIANLFYKQNQSDSALSYLKRMQPVCLRAHYWIGLGDYNRLSGVILVHQGLFEDALTFYQKSLAEYSKVNASKAVATVYHNMGLLYKMIGQNQGVLAYSRQGLDYMQKAIALNERLGAVQSLRSNYINIGILYEDFGDYKLARNYFYKALSPIGQTEVTSEDARILYNNLGKNYTVEGQYQKAITYLEKALAINLAVRKVSSLIHNYRNLATAYNGLKQPDKAIQYTENALTLSKQSKDASLVSTVYATAATVYADAGQYDKAYASLVRNKRIDDSLMTIAKTRTISQLEGKYATQQAQALATIKANLELARTQTIARMEAQKANQIATIQSEEKRRVAQIRAMADIEKTRAVAELQTKYDTQKKVHRIAELDQYNQQRTRQIQYMTGGLGALLLLLSALVGQYTIIRRTNRRLSIQNEIITVNSQQLMSQSDQLRTLMKELHHRVKNNLAIVSSLLKLQSSRLDDEKAIQAVRVGQQRVEAMSLIHQRLYQTDQLTAVNMAEYLTDLAYSLMRAYGYQHDKFTLQLNVDLPELDVDVAIPLGLIVNELVTNAFKYAYSNNPCPLLRINLYRNKNNLNANMMLEVQDNGPGIDVREWQGANKSKSFGKRLIMSLSEQLDGQGEWLKQNGTLFRLSFQNTRLSAA; this comes from the coding sequence ATGAAACTGCATCTACCGTCTGTTGGCCGCCTTATCCTGATCTTATTAACCATAGGCTCGGCAACGATGGCCCAGCAGAGGAAAATTGACAGCCTGAAGACGGTACTCGTTCATAGGCTGCCCGACACGACCCGTGCCAACACCTATTATGATATCGCTAATCTGTTTTATAAGCAGAACCAATCCGACTCAGCGCTCAGCTACCTAAAGCGCATGCAGCCTGTTTGTCTGCGTGCTCATTACTGGATTGGTCTAGGCGATTACAATCGACTTAGCGGGGTCATTCTTGTGCACCAGGGCTTATTCGAAGATGCATTAACATTTTATCAAAAGTCACTAGCGGAATACAGTAAGGTCAATGCGTCAAAAGCTGTTGCAACAGTGTACCACAATATGGGATTGCTTTACAAGATGATCGGGCAAAATCAGGGTGTCCTGGCGTACAGTAGACAGGGGCTTGATTACATGCAGAAGGCCATTGCGCTCAACGAGCGTTTAGGGGCGGTTCAATCGTTGAGAAGTAATTACATCAACATAGGAATCCTCTACGAAGACTTTGGCGATTATAAATTAGCTCGAAACTATTTTTACAAAGCACTGTCTCCCATTGGTCAAACGGAAGTAACGTCGGAAGATGCCCGTATCCTCTACAACAATCTGGGTAAGAACTATACAGTTGAAGGCCAGTACCAGAAGGCCATTACCTATCTTGAAAAAGCATTGGCAATTAACCTGGCCGTCAGGAAAGTTAGCAGTCTCATTCATAACTACCGGAATCTGGCAACGGCTTACAATGGTTTAAAACAACCGGATAAAGCCATTCAGTATACAGAAAACGCGCTAACACTGAGCAAACAGTCAAAGGATGCGTCGCTGGTTAGTACGGTGTACGCCACGGCGGCTACTGTATACGCCGATGCTGGTCAGTACGATAAGGCGTACGCGTCTCTGGTGCGTAACAAGCGTATAGATGACTCCTTAATGACTATTGCCAAAACACGTACGATCAGCCAGTTGGAGGGAAAGTATGCCACACAGCAAGCTCAGGCGCTGGCTACCATTAAAGCCAATCTGGAACTGGCCCGAACGCAGACCATAGCGCGCATGGAGGCTCAGAAGGCAAACCAAATTGCAACCATCCAGTCGGAAGAGAAACGGCGGGTGGCTCAGATCCGAGCGATGGCCGATATTGAAAAAACACGCGCCGTCGCAGAGCTGCAAACGAAGTACGACACCCAGAAAAAAGTCCATCGGATTGCCGAACTTGATCAGTACAATCAACAGCGTACCCGGCAAATCCAGTACATGACCGGTGGGCTGGGAGCGCTACTGCTTCTGTTGAGCGCGCTGGTCGGACAATACACGATTATCCGGCGGACCAATCGACGCTTGTCGATCCAGAACGAAATTATCACCGTTAACAGTCAGCAACTGATGAGTCAGTCCGATCAGCTGCGCACGTTGATGAAGGAATTGCACCACCGCGTCAAGAATAACCTGGCTATCGTTTCGAGCCTGCTTAAACTCCAGTCGAGCCGACTCGACGATGAAAAAGCAATTCAGGCTGTACGGGTTGGGCAGCAGCGGGTTGAAGCGATGTCGTTGATTCACCAGCGGCTGTACCAGACCGATCAGCTCACGGCTGTCAACATGGCCGAGTACCTCACCGATTTGGCGTATAGTCTCATGCGGGCCTACGGCTACCAGCACGACAAGTTTACGCTACAACTCAACGTCGATCTGCCCGAGTTGGATGTTGATGTTGCCATTCCGCTGGGCTTGATCGTGAATGAGCTGGTAACCAATGCTTTCAAATACGCTTATTCAAACAACCCCTGTCCCTTGTTACGCATCAACCTCTACCGAAACAAGAATAACCTCAATGCAAACATGATGCTTGAAGTGCAGGACAACGGGCCGGGTATCGACGTTCGTGAGTGGCAGGGAGCCAACAAATCCAAATCGTTCGGCAAACGCCTGATTATGTCGCTCAGCGAACAGCTGGATGGTCAGGGCGAATGGCTTAAGCAAAATGGTACGCTCTTCCGGCTGTCGTTTCAAAATACAAGGCTGTCTGCGGCATAG
- a CDS encoding CsgG/HfaB family protein, translating to MSIRCLLRPLVLTTFVSLLSGCTAFFYQPTGPRRARLGETTPTTTTLRSLPPAKEKIVAAVYKFRDLTGQYKQTETGTGFSTAVTQGTTNILLKALEESNWFVPIERENVSNLLNERKIVRSSVAQFKDGENLPPLLFAGIILEGGVVSYDANIITGGGGLQYFAAGGSTQYRQDRVTVYLRAVATKTGKILKTIYTSKTILSQTVNASLFRYVTFKRLLETETGLTTTEPGQMAVTEAIEKAVEGLIIEGVRDGLWAAEDKQAGPMKKVLDAYDTEKTRMSETDVYGIRPEIDAPLITIQPYAGVMRYSGDYVRHTMKGVYGASMDVYFSSKFGIQANAATGTLASEGAFSSRISSLEGNLIFRPTPFQHWTSLLFIGVGMVSRAGTSPFNWQGNRYLQAQGGVGIQYSSNGLIGFRSTILYNQPFTDALDGITAGTRNDYYLRGTAGLTLNIGSIYRPKRTPVNTRN from the coding sequence ATGTCTATTCGCTGTCTGCTCCGCCCGCTGGTGCTGACTACCTTCGTAAGCCTGTTAAGCGGCTGCACGGCTTTTTTTTATCAGCCTACCGGTCCGCGTCGGGCGCGGCTAGGCGAGACAACGCCCACCACGACCACGCTTCGGTCGCTGCCACCGGCGAAGGAAAAAATCGTGGCCGCCGTCTATAAATTCCGTGACCTGACGGGGCAATACAAACAGACCGAAACCGGCACCGGTTTTTCGACGGCTGTCACGCAGGGTACGACCAATATTCTGCTTAAAGCGCTGGAAGAAAGCAACTGGTTTGTACCCATCGAACGGGAGAACGTTAGTAACCTGCTCAATGAACGCAAAATTGTTCGGTCGAGTGTAGCGCAGTTTAAGGACGGTGAAAACCTGCCCCCGCTGCTCTTTGCGGGAATCATCCTGGAAGGGGGCGTGGTGTCCTACGACGCCAACATCATTACCGGGGGTGGTGGGCTGCAATACTTTGCTGCGGGCGGCTCAACACAGTACCGGCAGGACCGCGTAACGGTCTACTTACGGGCTGTAGCGACGAAAACAGGTAAGATTCTTAAAACCATTTACACATCGAAAACCATTCTGTCGCAGACGGTCAACGCCAGTTTATTTCGGTATGTTACGTTTAAACGACTGCTGGAAACTGAAACGGGACTGACCACTACCGAACCGGGGCAGATGGCCGTGACGGAGGCCATCGAAAAAGCCGTCGAGGGCCTAATTATCGAAGGAGTACGCGATGGGCTGTGGGCCGCCGAAGATAAGCAGGCCGGTCCAATGAAGAAAGTGCTCGATGCCTATGACACCGAAAAGACCCGCATGAGCGAGACCGACGTGTACGGCATCCGCCCTGAAATTGACGCGCCGTTGATCACCATCCAACCGTATGCCGGTGTCATGCGCTACTCCGGCGACTATGTCCGGCACACGATGAAGGGGGTGTATGGCGCATCGATGGACGTTTATTTCAGCTCGAAGTTCGGTATACAGGCCAATGCCGCGACCGGAACGCTGGCTAGCGAAGGAGCCTTTTCGTCCCGTATTTCGTCGCTTGAAGGAAACCTGATCTTCCGACCAACACCCTTTCAACACTGGACTTCACTGTTGTTCATCGGTGTGGGTATGGTGTCGCGGGCGGGAACCAGTCCATTCAACTGGCAGGGCAATCGCTATTTACAGGCGCAGGGGGGCGTCGGCATTCAGTATTCATCGAATGGCCTGATCGGCTTCCGGTCAACAATCTTGTACAACCAGCCGTTTACCGACGCACTCGACGGCATCACGGCTGGCACACGCAATGACTACTACCTGCGGGGCACAGCAGGGCTGACGCTGAATATCGGCAGTATCTACCGGCCCAAGCGCACCCCCGTCAACACCCGTAACTAA
- a CDS encoding chromate resistance protein ChrB domain-containing protein, protein MIWITRQRPKIDRLACPWLILRFVDKDAQFLFVPTEQVIEKAKNLGGIPFDVPDVEFSHYGQDCTFDYILKKYELTDPALQTMAPIVRGADTDHHELAQQAAGLWAISAGLAHNIQDDYALLTQGIIIYDALYSWATHLQNQKHTQQPEEHLLLRFFTTYLHEIRDRKLNPPPWAAELKELIQDHIDTNLSLSLSTVAQSLQVNPTYLSRAFAQYFDNLTFGDYIRKLRIEKAIQLLETTSHSLSEIAYLTGFSDQSHFTRIFKKMMGQNPSQYRKNNSKRKAGPNG, encoded by the coding sequence ATGATCTGGATTACCCGGCAACGTCCCAAAATTGACCGTCTAGCTTGTCCCTGGCTGATTCTGCGGTTCGTCGACAAAGACGCTCAGTTCTTATTTGTTCCGACTGAGCAGGTCATTGAAAAAGCCAAAAACTTAGGCGGTATCCCTTTCGATGTTCCCGATGTGGAGTTTTCGCACTACGGGCAGGATTGCACCTTCGATTACATTCTCAAAAAATATGAGCTAACCGATCCGGCACTTCAGACAATGGCTCCTATTGTCCGGGGAGCAGACACGGATCATCATGAACTCGCTCAACAAGCCGCCGGTTTGTGGGCTATTTCAGCCGGATTGGCCCACAACATTCAGGATGATTACGCCTTATTAACGCAAGGCATCATTATCTATGATGCGCTCTACAGTTGGGCGACTCATCTTCAGAACCAAAAACACACTCAGCAGCCGGAAGAGCATTTGCTTCTTCGTTTTTTTACTACGTACCTGCATGAAATAAGGGATCGGAAATTAAATCCACCTCCCTGGGCAGCCGAGCTAAAAGAGTTGATTCAAGACCACATTGACACGAACCTGAGCCTGAGCCTGTCAACGGTTGCCCAGTCCTTGCAGGTCAATCCAACGTACCTGTCGCGTGCTTTTGCCCAGTACTTCGACAACCTGACCTTTGGGGATTATATTCGCAAGCTACGCATTGAAAAAGCCATTCAGCTATTAGAAACGACTTCTCACTCGTTATCGGAGATCGCGTACCTGACCGGCTTCTCCGACCAAAGTCATTTTACGCGGATATTTAAAAAAATGATGGGCCAAAATCCGTCCCAATACCGAAAAAATAACTCCAAACGTAAAGCCGGTCCAAACGGGTAA